The genomic interval GGTCAGGACTCGACGCTCTCCTTGTCGGCGGTCTTGTCAGCCGCCTCCGCCGCGTCGGCTGCCTCGGCCGCCTCGCGCTGTTCCGTCTTCTTGTTGGCGATGAGGCTGGTGATCGTGGTGACGATCAGCACGCCGCAGATGACTGCCAGCGAGAAGGGGATGGAGATCTCGGGGACGTGCACCCCGGACTCGTGCAGCGCGTGGAGCACCAGCTTCACGCCGATGAAGCCCAGGATGACCGACAGGCCGTAACTCAGGTGGACCAGCTTCTTGAGCAGTCCGCCAATGAGGAAGTACAGCTGACGCAGCCCCATGAGGGCAAAGGCGTTGGCGGTGAACACGATGTACGGGTCCTGCGTCAGGCCGAAGATCGCGGGGATCGAGTCCAGCGCGAAGAGCACATCGGTAGTGCCGATGGCGAGCATGACGACCATGAGGGGCGTCAGGACGCGCTTGCCGTTCCGCTGGATGAAGAGCTTGGTGTCGTAGTACTTGTCGGCGACGCCGAAGCGGTTCTCGATCGACTTGAGGAGGCGGTTCTCCTCGAACGCCTCTTCCTCCTCCTCGGCACGGGCCTCCTGGATGAGCTTCCAGGCGGTGTAGATCAGGAATGCACCGAAGATGTAGAAGATCCACGAGAAGTTGGCGATGACCGCCGCGCCTGCCGCGATGAATATCGCCCGCAGGACCAGGGCAATCAGCACGCCGACGAGCAGGACTCGCTGCTGGAGGTGGGACGGCACCGAGAACTTCGCCATGATCAGCACGAAGACGAAGAGGTTGTCGACGCTGAGCGATTTCTCGGTGATGAAGCCCGCGAAGAACTCGCCGGATGCCTGGGCGGTGCCGAATATCAGCAGACCGAGCCCGAAGAGCGCGGCCAGGACGATCCACACGACCGTCCACGTTCCGGCTTCCTTGATCGACACGTCATGGGGCTTGCGCCCGATGAGGAAGTCGACAGCGATCAGGGCGGCCAGACCAAGAATGGTCAGCACCCAAAGGGTCAAAGAAACGTCCACTGCGCCTCCGGCAGATAGCTACGGCAACTCGTTCAGCGTCGTCGCTGCCGGAGGTCTCTTCCACCCGAGCGCCATCAGCGCCCCTGGGCCGACGCCCCGGGACCGATGGCGGTCCGTATTGACGGGTACGTCGCAGTCGGGAGTACTCCCCTCCGCTCCACGTAGGGTACAGGAATGGCCAAGAAAAGGTAAAGGAAATGGTAAAGCACTCCCAAGAGCGCAGGTCAGCGTCCCAGTGAGCGCCTCGCCGCAGCCACCTGTGCGAGCACCTGACGCACCACCTGGCTGCCCGTCGGCGGCAGTTGCGGCTCGTACGTCCACGCGTGGCCGACCCATGGGTCGGCCAGGTGGTCGTCGGGCACCGGGGTCACACGGAGGAGCGCGCGCCACAGTGGGTCGAGGACCGGTCCGTAAGCGCTCGCGTCCTCGCGGTCGGCGACCATCATGAGATGCACGCCCACGGACGGGCCCTCGTCCGCCAGGTAGCGCAGCTGGGTGACCGCGCGGTCGTCGAAGCCGTGCGGGAAGTCGTTGACGATCAGGAGCTGCTCGGCCGTGTCCAGGTCGGGCGGAAGCGCGTCTGCGGCGCCGCCCCGGACGGCCATCTGGACGAGGTCCACCCGCTCCGTCAGTTTGGCCAGCACGGCGGTCACGCCCTGCACGCCGGCCGCGGGCGGCGCAGCCAGCACCCCGGACTCGGTCAGCGGGGCCAGCGCGAGCGCGCCCGAGCCCGCCGGGTCGATGACGTGGACCGTGAACTCGCCCGCCGGGTAGGCCGCCAGAAGGCGCGCGGCGTGCGCGACGGCGGTGTCCATGGCGGCGCTGCGCAGCTGGTCGGACTCCATCATCAGGGCGGCCTCGGATCCGGACCGGCCGCTGTCGATCCACAGTCCGCGCTCCAGCGGCAGCCTCACCAGCATGGGGATGCGCAGGTCGGGGCTCTCGGGCAGATGCAGATCGCCGACGCGCAGCGCCATCGGAATCTCCATGGGGACCCGGTAGCCGTGCCATGCCGGGTTGCTCCAGGCGGCGAAGGCCGGCGGCAGGGCGGGCTCGACGACCTCGGCCTCGGCGACGAGCTGGGCCAGGTCCCGCTCCAGGACCGTGCGGGCCTGGTCGACGAGCTGGTCGTGCTTGGCGCGGGCCGCCTCGCGGGCGGTGTCGCCCGCGGTGCCGATCCGGCTGCGCGGGTCGGAGAGGACCTTGTCGAGCTCCTGCTCCAGGCGGGATTCGGCGAAGTCCACCGCGCTGCGGTACGCCGCGGTGGTGCGGGCCAGGTCCTCGAACATGCCCCACACCTGGTTGTACAGGCGCTCTTCCATGGACCAGCCGGTCGCGTCGCCCGCGACAGGCTGCGGGGCCTGCCCCGGCGGGGCGGGTGACGCGGTGGGGGGCGGCGGCGGGGGTGCAGTCGTTTGGCGGCGCGGGTGGGCGTAGTCGATGGGGCCCACGGAGGCCTGCGGAGCGGTGTCTTCGGGGGCGTTCGGAGGTTCCGGGGTGTTCGGCGCTCCTGACACGGGCGAAGACGAATGGGTGGTGGCGGACTGGGCGTCCCGCCCGGTGGATCCGCCGGCCGTCCGGTCCTGGGCGCCGGTCGTCCTGGATGCCGTACGCCGCGTCCGCTCGTCGTCCGGGGTACGGGGCGGTGGCGCCGCGACGGAGCGGGCCATGCCGCTGCTGACGGCGTCCTGGATGGCGGCCGCGAGCTCGTGTGCCTGCGGGAGGCCCTGGTCGCCGAGCATCTCGGCGAGCCCGCCCGCGTAACCCTGGCCGACGGCGCGCACCTTCCAGATGCCCTGGCGGCGGTAGAGCTCCAGTGCGACGACCGCGGACTCGCGATCGAGCCCGGTAACGGTGTAGCTGGCGACCTCGGAGCCGTCGAGTCCGGTGACGGAGACGAAGGGGGCGGCGAGAGCGCCGAAACGGGCCGGGCCGCCTACGCCCACGGGGAGGGCAAGCAGGACGCTCACCCGGTGCACGGAGTCGGGCAGGGCCCCGAGATCCACGGCGAGCCGGTGATCGGCGGCGGCCTGCTTGGACACTTCGAGCCCGGGGAGGTTCGGCGAGCCGGGGTGGGCGACCCACTCCGTGCCGCGTACGGTGCCCTGCTCGTCGCCGAGCGTGGCACCGGCCACGATCGGCTTGCCGGCCGACACCCTGATCTCCAAACGGGCCTGGGGCAGCGGGTGGTTCTGCCCCCGGACCAGCTCGGCCGTCATCGTGTGTCTCCCCCGTGTCGAATCAAGTGTCGAGTCGAAAGTCGAATCAAGTGATGCAGCTCCCGGCGGCACCATGCCTCCGGGAGCTGCGCGTACTGAATGTCCTGCCTAGAGGTGCGGCAGGATCGACGGCATCAGGTCCTGGAAGGTGCGGCCGTTGGCCGGGTTTCCAAGGGCTGTCATCTGCCAGCCGGTACCGGACCTGTGCACCTTGGCCATGATCTGGGCGGTGTACTGGCCGCCGCCGTCGAGCGTGTAGCGGGCCATTTCCTGGCCGTTGGTCTCGTCGACGATGCGGCAGAACGCGTTCTGCACTTCCTGGAACGTCTGGCCGGTGAAGGAGTTCACCGTGAAGACGATCTGGTCGATGTGGACCGGCACGCGCTGGAGGTCGACGAGGATCGACTCGTCGTCGCCGCCCTGACCGGCTCCGCCGACCAGGTTGTCGCCGGTGTGCTTGACCGAGCCGTCGTCGCTGACGAGGTGGCGGAAGAAGACGACGTCGACCGGCTGCTTGTCCGCGAAAAGCACCGCCGACGCGTCGAGGTCTACTTCTCGTGTGCGCGAGCCGAACAGACCGCGACGAGGCGCCGCCTGCCAGCCCAGCCCCATGCGCACAGCGGTCAGGGTTCCCCCGTCGCTCTTCTGCAGGCTGATGGCCTGACCCTTGGTCATGTTGACCGTCACGCGCTGTCCCCTCTCCACAAACACAACCGCCGCCCGTGTGTGCGGCTGCCCAGCACCCTACGCAGTCGTGCCGGGACTGCCACAGCCCAGGGGTAATTTGTGTCGGTCCTGAAACACACCAGGTGCCGGCCCGTCAGGCCTGCCCCGCCTCCCTCATCTGCCGCAGCTCCTTCTTGAGCTCGCCGACCTCGTCACGCAGTCTCGCTGCCACCTCGAACTGCAGCTCCGCGGCCGCGCCCCGCATCCGCTCGGTCATCTCCTCAATGAGCACGGCCAGTTCGGCGGCGGGGCGGTCGGTGAGCGTCTCGCCCTTCTTGCCCGCCTTGCCTCCCTTGACCGCCTTGGCGCCGAGCACCGGCACCGGGGCCTTGGCGCCCTTGCCGTCCTTCGACTGCCGGTAGCCGGAGCCCAGGAGCTGCTCGGTGTCGACCTGCTCGCGGGCGATCGTGGCGACGATGTCGTTGATCTTCTTGCGCAGCGGCTGCGGGTCGATCCCGTGCTTGGTGTTGTACGCGATCTGCTTCTCCCGGCGCCTGTTGGTCTCCTCGATGGCCTTCTCCATCGCCGCCGTGACCTTGTCGGCGTACATGTGGACCTGGCCGGAGACATTGCGCGCCGCGCGGCCGATGGTCTGGATCAGGGAGGTGCCGGAGCGCAGGAAGCCTTCCTTGTCGGCGTCGAGGATCGCCACCAGCGACACCTCGGGCAGGTCGAGGCCTTCGCGCAGCAGGTTGATGCCGACCAGGACGTCGTACTCACCGGCGCGCAGTTCGCGCAGCAGCTCGACGCGGCGCAGCGTGTCGACGTCACTGTGCAGATAGCGGACCTGGATGCCCAGTTCGAGGAAGTACTCGGTGAGGTCCTCGGCCATCTTCTTGGTGAGCGTGGTGACCAGGACCCGCTCGTCCTTCTCGGTGCGCTTCCTGATCTCGTGCACCAGGTCGTCGATCTGGCCCTCGGTGGACTTGATGACGACTTCGGGGTCGATGAGGCCGGTGGGGCGGATGATCTGTTCGACGAAGCCGTCGGAGCGGGAGAGTTCGTACGTCCCGGGGGTCGCGGAGAGATAGACCGCCTGGCCGACGCGCTGCTGGAACTCCTCCCACTTCAGCGGGCGGTTGTCCATCGCGGACGGCAGCCGGAAGCCATGCTCGACCAGGGTGCGCTTGCGGGACGCGTCACCCTCGTACATGGCGCCGATCTGGGGCACGGTTACGTGCGACTCGTCGATGACGAGCAGGAAGTCCTCGGGGAAGTAGTCGATGAGGGTGTGCGGCGCGGTGCCGGGCTCGCGGTCGTCCATGTGCATCGAGTAGTTCTCGATGCCGGAGCAGCTGCCGATCTGGCGCATCATCTCCAGGTCGTACGTGGTGCGCATGCGCAGGCGCTGGGCCTCCAGCATCTTGCCCTGCTTCTCCAGCTCGGCGAGCCGCTCCTCCAGCTCCTTCTCGATGCCCCGGACGGCCTTCTCCATGCGCTCGGGCCCGGCGACGTAGTGGCTGGCCGGGAAGACGTACAGCTGCTCGTCCTCGCTGATGATCTCGCCGGTGAGCGGGTGGAGCGTGGAGAGTGCCTCGATCTCGTCGCCGAACATTTCGATGCGGACGGCCAGTTCCTCGTAGACCGGAAAGATCTCGATGGTGTCACCGCGGACCCGGAAGGTGCCGCGCGCGAAGGCCACGTCGTTGCGGGTGTACTGGATGTCGACGAAGCGGCGCAGCAGCTGGTCCCGGTCGATCTCCTCACCGACCTTGAGCGACACCATGCGGTCGACGTACTCCTGCGGCGTACCGAGGCCGTAGATGCAGGAGACGGAGGCGACCACGATGACATCGCGGCGGGTGAGCAGCGAGTTCGTCGCGGAGTGGCGCAGCCGCTCGACCTCCTCGTTGATCGAGGAGTCCTTTTCGATGTACGTGTCCGACTGCGGGACGTACGCCTCTGGCTGGTAGTAGTCGTAGTACGAGACGAAGTACTCGACGGCGTTGTTGGGCAGGAGCTCGCGGAACTCGTTCGCCAGCTGGGCTGCGAGGGTCTTGTTCGGCGCCATGACGAGCGTGGGGCGCTGGAGCTTCTCGATCATCCAGGCGGTGGTCGCCGACTTGCCGGTCCCGGTCGCACCGAGCAGGACGACATCCTTCTCACCTGCGCGAATGCGCCGCTCCAGCTCGGCGATGGCCGCCGGCTGGTCACCGCTGGGCTGGTAGGAACTGACGACCTCGAAGGGCGCCACCGTACGTTCGATCTTGGAAACGGGCCGCATGCATCCACCGTACGACCAGGCACTGACACTCACGTGGCGATCACGGCGGATCAGCGACGGTCAGCGGCGGGTCAGCGGCGCTGCGAGGTTTCGCGGGCCGGCCGCGGGACGCCGGCTTCGGCGGGGCGCTGCCAGTCGGGGCGGCCCGCGACCAGCAGCGGGTCGAACATCACCACGACGCCGGCGAGCACCAGGAAGACCACCGGGCCGACCAGCATCGGGGCGAGGAGCATGGTGGACGGCTGCCCGCCGGTAGGGCCCGTGGACCCGTGCAGGTGGACGCTGAGCGCCGCCATGCCCGTGTAGTGCATGCCGCTGACCGCGAGGCCCATGACCAGGCTGGCGCCCAGGCTCGGCAGGAAGCCGCGTATCGACACGGCAGCCCATAGTGCGGCAGTGGCCGCGACCACTGCGATCACCACGGAGAGTGCCACGGTGGGGGTGTCGTACAGAAGCTGCCCGCGCAGTCGCATTCCGGCCATGCCGAGGTAGTGCATGGAAGCGACGCCCAGGCCGGTGATCGTGCCGCCGGTGACCAGGGCCATCGGGGTGACCCCGTGGTATCCGACGATGAAGACGCCGATCCCGACCATCACGATGGCGACGCCCAGGCTGGCGAACGTCAGGGTCGTGTCGTAGCTGACCGGGGTCTCTTCGACCGCGAAGCCCATCATCGCGATGAAGTGCATGGTCCAGATGCC from Streptomyces spiramyceticus carries:
- a CDS encoding TerC/Alx family metal homeostasis membrane protein, giving the protein MDVSLTLWVLTILGLAALIAVDFLIGRKPHDVSIKEAGTWTVVWIVLAALFGLGLLIFGTAQASGEFFAGFITEKSLSVDNLFVFVLIMAKFSVPSHLQQRVLLVGVLIALVLRAIFIAAGAAVIANFSWIFYIFGAFLIYTAWKLIQEARAEEEEEAFEENRLLKSIENRFGVADKYYDTKLFIQRNGKRVLTPLMVVMLAIGTTDVLFALDSIPAIFGLTQDPYIVFTANAFALMGLRQLYFLIGGLLKKLVHLSYGLSVILGFIGVKLVLHALHESGVHVPEISIPFSLAVICGVLIVTTITSLIANKKTEQREAAEAADAAEAADKTADKESVES
- a CDS encoding TerD family protein, translated to MTAELVRGQNHPLPQARLEIRVSAGKPIVAGATLGDEQGTVRGTEWVAHPGSPNLPGLEVSKQAAADHRLAVDLGALPDSVHRVSVLLALPVGVGGPARFGALAAPFVSVTGLDGSEVASYTVTGLDRESAVVALELYRRQGIWKVRAVGQGYAGGLAEMLGDQGLPQAHELAAAIQDAVSSGMARSVAAPPPRTPDDERTRRTASRTTGAQDRTAGGSTGRDAQSATTHSSSPVSGAPNTPEPPNAPEDTAPQASVGPIDYAHPRRQTTAPPPPPPTASPAPPGQAPQPVAGDATGWSMEERLYNQVWGMFEDLARTTAAYRSAVDFAESRLEQELDKVLSDPRSRIGTAGDTAREAARAKHDQLVDQARTVLERDLAQLVAEAEVVEPALPPAFAAWSNPAWHGYRVPMEIPMALRVGDLHLPESPDLRIPMLVRLPLERGLWIDSGRSGSEAALMMESDQLRSAAMDTAVAHAARLLAAYPAGEFTVHVIDPAGSGALALAPLTESGVLAAPPAAGVQGVTAVLAKLTERVDLVQMAVRGGAADALPPDLDTAEQLLIVNDFPHGFDDRAVTQLRYLADEGPSVGVHLMMVADREDASAYGPVLDPLWRALLRVTPVPDDHLADPWVGHAWTYEPQLPPTGSQVVRQVLAQVAAARRSLGR
- a CDS encoding TerD family protein produces the protein MTVNMTKGQAISLQKSDGGTLTAVRMGLGWQAAPRRGLFGSRTREVDLDASAVLFADKQPVDVVFFRHLVSDDGSVKHTGDNLVGGAGQGGDDESILVDLQRVPVHIDQIVFTVNSFTGQTFQEVQNAFCRIVDETNGQEMARYTLDGGGQYTAQIMAKVHRSGTGWQMTALGNPANGRTFQDLMPSILPHL
- the uvrB gene encoding excinuclease ABC subunit UvrB; the encoded protein is MRPVSKIERTVAPFEVVSSYQPSGDQPAAIAELERRIRAGEKDVVLLGATGTGKSATTAWMIEKLQRPTLVMAPNKTLAAQLANEFRELLPNNAVEYFVSYYDYYQPEAYVPQSDTYIEKDSSINEEVERLRHSATNSLLTRRDVIVVASVSCIYGLGTPQEYVDRMVSLKVGEEIDRDQLLRRFVDIQYTRNDVAFARGTFRVRGDTIEIFPVYEELAVRIEMFGDEIEALSTLHPLTGEIISEDEQLYVFPASHYVAGPERMEKAVRGIEKELEERLAELEKQGKMLEAQRLRMRTTYDLEMMRQIGSCSGIENYSMHMDDREPGTAPHTLIDYFPEDFLLVIDESHVTVPQIGAMYEGDASRKRTLVEHGFRLPSAMDNRPLKWEEFQQRVGQAVYLSATPGTYELSRSDGFVEQIIRPTGLIDPEVVIKSTEGQIDDLVHEIRKRTEKDERVLVTTLTKKMAEDLTEYFLELGIQVRYLHSDVDTLRRVELLRELRAGEYDVLVGINLLREGLDLPEVSLVAILDADKEGFLRSGTSLIQTIGRAARNVSGQVHMYADKVTAAMEKAIEETNRRREKQIAYNTKHGIDPQPLRKKINDIVATIAREQVDTEQLLGSGYRQSKDGKGAKAPVPVLGAKAVKGGKAGKKGETLTDRPAAELAVLIEEMTERMRGAAAELQFEVAARLRDEVGELKKELRQMREAGQA
- a CDS encoding MHYT domain-containing protein, coding for MQGTVDGFSYGLVTPVAAYLMACLGGALGLRCTARSLMGGRTRKTAWLALGATAIGSGIWTMHFIAMMGFAVEETPVSYDTTLTFASLGVAIVMVGIGVFIVGYHGVTPMALVTGGTITGLGVASMHYLGMAGMRLRGQLLYDTPTVALSVVIAVVAATAALWAAVSIRGFLPSLGASLVMGLAVSGMHYTGMAALSVHLHGSTGPTGGQPSTMLLAPMLVGPVVFLVLAGVVVMFDPLLVAGRPDWQRPAEAGVPRPARETSQRR